The genomic DNA CACCGGATATAGTAAAAATTtcaacatttacacatttaatgaaaacacaGTATAGGCCTACTtggttaaacattttaaaatgttaaaataaataaataaaagttgtcaAAAGGAAAAGCCATTAGGGGTCTATTTGCCCTATATGAACCTAATATCCCCCTCTGTCCTGCTCCACATCTTTCCCTTCCTCTTTTTGTTGTCTGtctaatataggcctatattaaaaacaaacaaacaaataaataaatggtcacCTAATGAGATGGATGATGTTGCTTTGCAGACGTTAATTTCTGGATGTCAGGTTCCAGTGATGACAGCCTCAATCTGAGATCTGGTTCAATATTAAGTCTGTTCCGATAATTTGTCTTCAACATGACCAGGGATGAAAATCCTGATTCACAGAGGTAAGTGGTTGGAAAAGGCACAATCCACTTCAGGGTTTTGTCGGACAGCTCGGGGTATTCTGTGGCAACTTTCAGCCAATAAGCAGGCAGGCATCTCTCagaaaagtcattttttaaagcaCTGTCACAGGACAGTTCGGCCAGGCTGTCTTGCTCTCTGGAGGTGAGGTTTGTCAGGGTGTAGTCATCCAGGGTGGCAAACTGATTTCTTATCCAGTTCACTGTATTGTCGGGAGTTGGAAAATAAATCCGTTGCTGAGTTTTCAGCAGGTGCAGTTGCTGTCTGACATCATCTTGCACAGCACTTGAAAGGTGCCTGTCTAAGCTGTCTAAAAAATCAGAAAGATTTGGAAATGAGTCATAGTTTGCCTCCTCAACGCGCCTGGCCCACATCCCCATCTTCTTGATTACTGCTTCAACTTTGTCTTGTGTATTAAAAAGAGGAGCTGACTTCCCCTGTAGGCTCCTATTTAGTCCATTCAAAGCCTCAAAAATGTCAGACAGATATGCCAACTTGGCAAGCCAGTCTGCATCATTGAATCGGCCAGAAACAGTCTCACCTCATCTCGCAACTCATAAAGCCGTGCAAGCACCTTCCCTCTTGACAGCCACCGGACCTCGGTATGGAGCAGCAATTGTCGGTGCTCACTGCCCATCTCGTCGCATAAAACTGAAAACTTGAATTCAGCGGGCGGGCCTTGATGAAATTGACAGTTTTTACTGCTTCATCCAGAACAGTTTTCAGATCAGGAGGCATTCTTTTGGCTGCGAGAGCCTCTCTCTGGATGCTACAGTGGATGGATTTCGCTTGCGGAGCTACTGCTTGCACACGTTTAACGGGGCCGCTGTGTTGGCCTACCATGGCTGCTGCCCCGTCTGTGCTTATTCCCACGCATCGTGACCAATCAATCCCATGTTCTGTGATGAAACCGTTCAATATGTCAAAAAGTGCCTCTGCAGTTGTGCGTGTCTGCAAAGGTTTACAAAAGAGAAAGTCCTCtatttgtgttttgtggatctggagaaggcgtatgaccgggtgccccaggagatactgtgggaggtgctgcgggagtacggggtgagggggtcccttctcagggccatccaatctctgtacgaccaaagcgagagctgtgtccgggttcttggcagtaagtcggactcgtttcaggtgagagttggcctccgccagggatgcgctttgtcaccaatcctgtttgtagtatttatggacaggatatcgaggcgtagttggggtggagaggggttgcagttcggtgggctggggatctcatcgctgctttttgcagatgatgtggtcctgatggcatcatcggcctgtgaccttcagcactcactggatcggttcgcagccgagtgtgaagcggctgggatgaggatcagcacctctaaatcggaggccatgattctcagcaggaaaccgatggagtgccttctccaggtagggaatgagtccttaccccaagtgaaggagttcaagtaccttggggtcttgttcgcgagtgaggggacaatggagcgggagattggtcggagaatcggcacagcaggtgcggtattacattcaatttatcgcaccattgtgacgaaaagagagctgagccagaaggcaaagctctcaatctaccggtcagtttttgttcctaccctcacctatggtcatgaaggctgggtcatgaccgaaagaacaagatccagggtacaagcggccgaaatgggtttcctcaggagggtagctggcgtctcccttagagatagggtgagaagctcagttatctgtgaggagctcggagtagagccgctgctcctttgcgtcgaaaggagccagttgaggtggttcgggcatctggtaaggatgccccctgggcgcctccctagggaggtgttccaggcacgtccagctgggaggaggcctcgggggagacccaggattaggtggagggattatatctctaacctggcctgggaacgcctcgggatcccccagtcggagctggttaatgtggcccgggaaagggaagtttggggtcccctgctggagctgctacccccgcgacccgaccccggataagcggatgaagatggatgaagatggatggaagtcCTCTATTTCTCCGTTGTATTCATACCTTCGTCCAGCTGAAGAGCAAAAAATCGACTGGCTTTGATCTGCGATATCAGCTGGTCTTTCACATTGCTGGCCATCTCCTCGATTCTGCGCTGCACAGTGTTGTCTGATAATGGAATCAAGTCCATTTGCTTTCGTGCTTTGTCACCCAGCATGACACCCACAGTCTCTTTAATTGCTGGCAGCACCACCTCCTCGCCGAGTGTACGTGGCATCCCTTTTTTCGCTATGATTCGGGACACCCGGTACAAGACTTCCACTGCTTTAGCAGTAGCACCACCTGTAGATGTCGATTCCATTACTTTCTTGCTTGTGCTGTATTCATGTAGTTTGCTTTGGAAAAACTCGACTGGCTTGGACTTAAATTCCCCATGCTTGGTGTCCAGATGCCGGCGAAGATTTGATGGTTTCATGCTCTCGTTAGCCAGTGCCTCGTAGCAACAAACGCAAACCGGCAACGGCTCATCTTCGGGGCCAGTGTAGCTGAATCCTAATGTTAAGTAGCTTTCatagtattttcttttcactctccttttctttgtttctttatgAGGAATCTGGCTCATAGATGCCTCCGACTCATTCTCAATTTCTTCATTATTGGTAACCTCTGCTTCTTTTCTCTTCAGAGAATCTGTTGCCATCCACCGATCCATGTTGTGGTTCTAACGGCACTGGACTTGAACGTTATGGCTGAGTGCCACGAGCCTATTTTAGTAATCACACAATAAtgacaatttatttttatttttaattgtatatcaatatacatattcttaatttttatgggaatttcctggtaaaatgaaggtAAAAAACTCACACACCGTTGCCATGCATAGCAGAGTGTTGCCATGGACACAGTTCTGTTTACTCAGTCTGGAGAACAGCTATATGAATCAGCTGAAAGAAGTCCAGataatttatcagctgtggcTTTAAGTTGGGgtcctggggtccgtttcaggaaggaggtttaacaaactctgagtctaaccctgatgtctgagttgatttactctgaggtgggaaactgagttttcggttccagaacagctgatatgagttggttcaatcaattCGGAATAGGTTGACCTAGAGCTAACCTTTTTCCCCTACCACAATAAataggcagcatgaatggagccatgatactacgattcaccatggtaacaacccagagatggggactggagtctgagactcggactcgagtcacacttaagtcgcacaaacggctgacttcagacttgactcggactcgacccaaaagacttcagacttgactcggactcgagcttcgagactcttcaacaacctgttttcatgcaattattgctttttaaaatcaaaatgtattcatgtatttctattttcttttattggcgcatatacggggaaatgtatgacgagctgtatgtcccctgccttttgccataatgtgcaacgtaacacatgcgcctatgtgcgctcactcacatatcaaaaaatgcattgccgatggcgacacgAAATCCTCcaggagttgtgccttttctcattagttttgctttcaataacttggtaaacagtgtcagtaagccaacagctacatgcaaagtgtgtggcaccaagataaattatgcaacaacgtcggacttcatcaggcatctcaaaacgcacccaaataggtcagtcactcacacgctaatgtgaaaagagacattacatttagcatatatcgtcacaggtaacaagttaaccatcgcaaagtgttgtgctaatgctgggaacaggcacattgtatcttatagttagtggttgctgaggctcagacatccatggcgcacaggaggcgggacgcacagatccatctccccaggaacaaacgctgggTCGggggggcaaactcatgtgatgcgtaattgatcccgtggatgatttgtaggcacAAGGTGTAcctggtccaccaaacactgggccgtcttgactgtcttatttctgcacatatttctgttgctgtagtcctatttactatttcattatttcatccatgcgtggcgcagcggatccgtgtgcactgtcacctgctgtggagacgctggcctcactaacctctcctcctctgagtcgggtctccctcgcgctggactcagtttcactgagcatactaacacttagaaaataaataaatgaattgcattacatcagtgagttcatactgcttattgtgcgtaatttggactgacactgagatgcatgtttttctgtaactggtgtggcacTGCCACTATTGTCTTGACTTCCACTTTGACATTAGACATTTctttgagtgaaagagatgttacatttagcatatataatcacaggtaacaagctaaccatcgcaaagtgttgtgctaatgctgcaGTTGTAGCCATATGATGTGACCgctttaggttaatatttcaccaggtccgaggtctagagggatgtgttaagtagaccccataaagttatcttacaactgattttaatattgtactgtctggatggtagctacaggacatgctttgaattcataagatttaacaatacagtgttaggaacagatcagatggccagagacttgagacttgacttagactcgtggcaaaagacttgagacttgacttgaacttgcccctcaaagacttgagacttgacttggactcaagctcaaagacttgagacttgacttggacttgcaaaaaatgacttgtgaacatctctgagtctctggccatctgatctgtccctaacaggAGCCGAAGACCTGCACCAGGAGGTGTCTTAACTGAAAATACTTCCATTGTTGATTACGTGGTAAGTCAAATTCCTGTCTAAGTGCCTCAAAAGATAAACAAGCTGAGAGATGGATTGTTGCTGCTGCCCTGTCTGAGCTGCACCTCCTGGAGCAGCTCCAGAAGGTGTTTCTGCAGGTAACACGGGACTGTTCAGAGGTTGATTTGCTGGAGTTTGTGGAAAAGGTGATTCAAGAATCATCGGGAATCTATACTGGGGGAACTGGAGgacagaaaatgacatttatttcaacagTTTCTGCATTGAGACAAGACAAAACTGCACTTCAAACCCTTTCCTACTCCAAACATCAGACAATTATATACAAATTATCACAATTACAATATCACTTGTGGCAGAAAAACATGTTCAAAGCAAAACTGTGAGCCATAAATCAAGTGAGAGATTGCGGTAAAGTACagatgtctttttttcccacaaCACTGTCTGTTTCAGGTTtcctatacagtatatgttgacAGCACAAAACTTGCACTGTATGTTAAAGACCCCCCCAGGTGAAATCGTTTAAGCTTTAAAATCTTTAGTTCAGTACAGAGCAGTACATGCTGTTTGCAGTGCATGAAAAGACCAGTctcagaaaacaaagaaagcctTTTTCTATGATAAAATAATATCTTACCATTTGATTCCTATGGGGAGATAAGAAAACAGGAAAGTATCTATAAGGTGGGaaaatctgaagaaaaaaaaggtttaaattaGTTGCTTTCTAATTCACTTAACAGAATCTCTGGGATTTATTGTATTGCTGTAATTAAGAAAATAACAGACAACGAATGTATTGTTAATCATATTTAGTTTGCTCCACATTTTtctccagatgtttttttttttcttcatgccCTACCAGAGGCTGATGTGGGAGTGTCGGCTGGTTAGCAGGCTGAGATCCGTAGACGCTCGGCTGCTGAGGGATGATCATTGGACTGCCCCCTAGTGGAGGCCAGGTGTGGTGTTGTGTGAGTGGCAGGAACTGAGGGCCATCCTGGGGCCCTGGCTGCAGCTGGACCCCAGACTGTGGTTGCTCCACATTAGGGCAAAGTGGGGCCAGTGTCTGAGTGTCAGGTTGCTGGTTTGTGGCTTCAGCAACTCTTTGAGCTTGAGTGTCTCCTCCTTGTGAAAGCAGGGGAGGAAGAACACTCGGACGGAcctgaaaatataaaacaaaaatccccaaattatCATTGTCACAACAGATTTGATTTGACTCACATATGTTCAAACTCAGGAAACAACATttcagatgttgtttttttaaaatatggtCCATAAATGAGCCTACTTACTGGTACTACAcattttagttggatattggatgtgaaaagaaggaaatggttcttctataacattgcactttaaatgtgtgtgaatttcccacaccaggtgtcatttatatagttgtatttaatagcgatcgattatctatttaaaaaatgtgctatgttctatgcaaaatgtaacattttctattaaagaaaagatagaaaatttatatttgtgtgtgctgtaaagtggttagaaaaaaataaatcggaatgggctaaaatcggtatcggctggcctaactcaaagaaaatcggaaatcggaatcagcctagaaagttgtaatgaTTATNNNNNNNNNNNNNNNNNNNNNNNNNNNNNNNNNNNNNNNNNNNNNNNNNNNNNNNNNNNNNNNNNNNNNNNNNNNNNNNNNNNNNNNNNNNNNNNNNNNNNNNNNNNNNNNNNNNNNNNNNNNNNNNNNNNNNNNNNNNNNNNNNNNNNNNNNNNNNNNNNNNNNNNNNNNNNNNNNNNNNNNNNNNNNNNNNNNNNNNNNNNNNNNNNNNNNNNNNNNNNNNNNNNNNNNNNNNNNNNNNNNNNNNNNNNNNNNNNNNNNNNNNNNNNNNNNNNNNNNNNNNNNNNNNNNNNNNNNNNNNNNNNNNNNNNNNNNNNNNNNNNNNNNNNNNNNNNNNNNNNNNNNNNNNNNNNNNNNNNNNNNNNNNNNNNNNNNNNNNNNNNNNNNNNNNNNNNNNNNNNNNNNNNNNNNNNNNNNNNNNNNNNNNNNNNNNNNNNNNNNNNNNNNNNNNNNNNNNNNNNNNNNNNNNNNNNNNNNNNNNNNNNNNNNNNNNNNNNNNNNNNNNNNNNNNNNNNNNNNNNNNNNNNNNNNNNNNNNNNNNNNNNNNNNNNNNNNNNNNNNNNNNNNNNNNNNNNNNNNNNNNNNNNNNNNNNNNNNNNNNNNNNNNNNNNNNNNNNNNNNNNNNNNNNNNNNNNNNNNNNNNNNNNNNNNNNNNNNNNNNNNNNNNNNNNNNNNNNNNNNNNNNNNNNNNNNNNNNNNNNNNNNNNNNNNNNNNNNNNNNNNNNNNNNNNNNNNNNNNNNNNNNNNNNNNNNNNNNNNNNNNNNNNNNNNNNNNNNNNNNNNNNNNNNNNNNNNNNNNNNNNNNNNNNNNNNNNNNNNNNNNNNNNNNNNNNNNNNNNNNNNNNNNNNNNNNNNNNNNNNNNNNNNNNNNNNNNNNNNNNNNNNNNNNNNNNNNNNNNNNNNNNNNNNNNNNNNNNNNNNNNNNNNNNNNNNNNNNNNNNNNNNNNNNNNNNNNNNNNNNNNNNNNNNNNNNNNNNNNNNNNNNNNNNNNNNNNNNNNNNNNNNNNNNNNNNNNNNNNNNNNNNNNNNNNNNNNNNNNNNNNNNNNNNNNNNNNNNNNNNNNNNNNNNNNNNNNNNNNNNNNNNNNNNNNNNNNNNNNNNNNNNNNNNNNNNNNNNNNNNNNNNNNNNNNNNNNNNNNNNNNNNNNNNNNNNNNNNNNNNNNNNNNNNNNNNNNNNNNNNNNNNNNNNNNNNNNNNNNNNNNNNNNNNNNNNNNNNNNNNNNNNNNNNNNNNNNNNNNNNNNNNNNNNNNNNNNNNNNNNNNNNNNNNNNNNNNNNNNNNNNNNNNNNNNNNNNNNNNNNNNNNNNNNNNNNNNNNNNNNNNNNNNNNNNNNNNNNNNNNNNNNNNNNNNNNNNNNNNNNNNNNNNNNNNNNNNNNNNNNNNNNNNNNNNNNNNNNNNNNNNNNNNNNNNNNNNNNNNNNNNNNNNNNNNNNNNNNNNNNNNNNNNNNNNNNNNNNNNNNNNNNNNNNNNNNNNNNNNNNNNNNNNNNNNNNNNNNNNNNNNNNNNNNNNNNNNNNNNNNNNNNNNNNNNNNNNNNNNNNNNNNNNNNNNNNNNNNNNNNNNNNNNNNNNNNNNNNNNNNNNNNNNNNNNNNNNNNNNNNNNNNNNNNNNNNNNNNNNNNNNNNNNNNNNNNNNNNNNNNNNNNNNNNNNNNNNNNNNNNNNNNNNNNNNNNNNNNNNNNNNNNNNNNNNNNNNNNNNNNNNNNNNNNNNNNNNNNNNNNNNNNNNNNNNNNNNNNNNNNNNNNNNNNNNNNNNNNNNNNNNNNNNNNNNNNNNNNNNNNNNNNNNNNNNNNNNNNNNNNNNNNNNNNNNNNNNNNNNNNNNNNNNNNNNNNNNNNNNNNNNNNNNNNNNNNNNNNNNNNNNNNNNNNNNNNNNNNNNNNNNNNNNNNNNNNNNNNNNNNNNNNNNNNNNNNNNNNNNNNNNNNNNNNNNNNNNNNNNNNNNNNNNNNNNNNNNNNNNNNNNNNNNNNNNNNNNNNNNNNNNNNNNNNNNNNNNNNNNNNNNNNNNNNNNNNNNNNNNNNNNNNNNNNNNNNNNNNNNNNNNNNNNNNNNNNNNNNNNNNNNNNNNNNNNNNNNNNNNNNNNNNNNNNNNNNNNNNNNNNNNNNNNNNNNNNNNNNNNNNNNNNNNNNNNNNNNNNNNNNNNNNNNNNNNNNNNNNNNNNNNNNNNNNNNNNNNNNNNNNNNNNNNNNNNNNNNNNNNNNNNNNNNNNNNNNNNNNNNNNNNNNNNNNNNNNNNNNNNNNNNNNNNNNNNNNNNNNNNNNNNNNNNNNNNNNNNNNNNNNNNNNNNNNNNNNNNNNNNNNNNNNNNNNNNNNNNNNNNNNNNNNNNNNNNNNNNNNNNNNNNNNNNNNNNNNNNNNNNNNNNNNNNNNNNNNNNNNNNNNNNNNNNNNNNNNNNNNNNNNNNNNNNNNNNNNNNNNNNNNNNNNNNNNNNNNNNNNNNNNNNNNNNNNNNNNNNNNNNNNNNNNNNNNNNNNNNNNNNNNNNNNNNNNNNNNNNNNNNNNNNNNNNNNNNNNNNNNNNNNNNNNNNNNNNNNNNNNNNNNNNNNNNNNNNNNNNNNNNNNNNNNNNNNNNNNNNNNNNNNNNNNNNNNNNNNNNNNNNNNNNNNNNNNNNNNNNNNNNNNNNNNNNNNNNNNNNNNNNNNNNNNNNNNNNNNNNNNNNNNNNNNNNNNNNNNNNNNNNNNNNNNNNNNNNNNNNNNNNNNNNNNNNNNNNNNNNNNNNNNNNNNNNNNNNNNNNNNNNNNNNNNNNNNNNNNNNNNNNNNNNNNNNNNNNNNNNNNNNNNNNNNNNNNNNNNNNNNNNNNNNNNNNNNNNNNNNNNNNNNNNNNNNNNNNNNNNNNNNNNNNNNNNNNNNNNNNNNNNNNNNNNNNNNNNNNNNNNNNNNNNNNNNNNNNNNNNNNNNNNNNNNNNNNNNNNNNNNNNNNNNNNNNNNNNNNNNNNNNNNNNNNNNNNNNNNNNNNNNNNNNNNNNNNNNNNNNNNNNNNNNNNNNNNNNNNNNNNNNNNNNNNNNNNNNNNNNNNNNNNNNNNNNNNNNNNNNNNNNNNNNNNNNNNNNNNNNNNNNNNNNNNNNNNNNNNNNNNNNNNNNNNNNNNNNNNNNNNNNNNNNNNNNNNNNNNNNNNNNNNNNNNNNNNNNNNNNNNNNNNNNNNNNNNNNNNNNNNNNNNNNNNNNNNNNNNNNNNNNNNNNNNNNNNNNNNNNNNNNNNNNNNNNNNNNNNNNNNNNNNNNNNNNNNNNNNNNNNNNNNNNNNNNNNNNNNNNNNNNNNNNNNNNNNNNNNNNNNNNNNNNNNNNNNNNNNNNNNNNNNNNNNNNNNNNNNNNNNNNNNNNNNNNNNNNNNNNNNNNNNNNNNNNNNNNNNNNNNNNNNNNNNNNNNNNNNNNNNNNNNNNNNNNNNNNNNNNNNNNNNNNNNNNNNNNNNNNNNNNNNNNNNNNNNNNNNNNNNNNNNNNNNNNNNNNNNNNNNNNNNNNNNNNNNNNNNNNNNNNNNNNNNNNNNNNNNNNNNNNNNNNNNNNNNNNNNNNNNNNNNNNNNNNNNNNNNNNNNNNNNNNNNNNNNNNNNNNNNNNNNNNNNNNNNNNNNNNNNNNNNNNNNNNNN from Sander vitreus isolate 19-12246 chromosome 2, sanVit1, whole genome shotgun sequence includes the following:
- the LOC144531232 gene encoding zinc finger BED domain-containing protein 5-like; this encodes MDRWMATDSLKRKEAEVTNNEEIENESEASMSQIPHKETKKRRVKRKYYESYLTLGFSYTGPEDEPLPVCVCCYEALANESMKPSNLRRHLDTKHGEFKSKPVEFFQSKLHEYSTSKKVMESTSTGGATAKAVEVLYRVSRIIAKKGMPRTLGEEVVLPAIKETVGVMLGDKARKQMDLIPLSDNTVQRRIEEMASNVKDQLISQIKASRFFALQLDEVILLSSHATTAVVEEDVRQVDVNSNELSAEMAPPHPDHDYAELPPPLEEQLKEAHKIINDQAELIAHLQTKQFLLSRFQGDDKNIMFFTGFPDYNTLKAVFMALQPTAENMAQVDISAKKR